The following DNA comes from Cryobacterium psychrophilum.
GGTCGCCCGGGTCTTCGTCTCGTCCAGCCGACGACGGGTCGTGCCGGTGTGGGGAACCCTCTCCGCGGGTGCCGTGGCACTCGTGGCGGCCCTCGTGCTGGGGTTGGTCGTCCCCTCCGTGACCGGCAACGACCCACGTTCCGGGTCGAACGCCCTCCTGTTCGGCAGCGGGGTGAGCCCGATGATCAACCTGGGCCAGGACCTGAGGCGACCCAAAGCCGGGCCGGTGCTGCACTACACGTCGACGGCCGAGCGGCAGTCGTACTTCACTCTGCTCACCCTCGACTCACTCGTCGGCCAGACGTGGACCGCTCGGATCGACGGAGTGCGAATCGACAACAGCGTCGAGAACATCGACCGACCGCCCGGGGTGTCGGAGGAGGTCGAGACGACGCTCGCCGAGACATCCGTTGTCATTGACGGCGTGAACACCAGGTGGCTGCCGGTTCCGGCACGAACCGTGAAGGTGACCGGCCTCACCGGCGTTTGGTACTGGGACACCCGTACCCGCGCCGTCGCGAGCGCCGACGCGAGCACGATCGGTCAGACGTACATCGCCGAGGCGCTTGAACTCCGGCCGACGGCCGAGCAGATGCGCCAGGCCGGCAGCGAATATTCCTCGGTGCTCGCCCGCAATCTGGATGTGCCGAGCGGGATGCCCACGATTATCGAGGACCGGGCCAGGGAGGTGACCGCCGGCACCACGTCGTCGTATGACGCCGCGGTGGCGCTGCAGGGCTACCTGAACGGGAGCGCATTCACCTATGACACCGAGTCACCGGTTGAGGAGGGGTACGACGGGGGAGGCCTTGATGTGGTCGGCGTGTTCCTGGAGAAGAAACGCGGATACTGCGTGCACTTTGCCTCCGCGATGGCGAGCATGGCTCGTTCCCTCGGCATCCCCTCCCGAATCTCCCTCGGGTACCTGCCCGGAGTCAAGTCCCAGGACCTCGAGCAGGGGCGGGGCCGCTACGACGTGGATTCGCATGACCTGCATTCCTGGCCGGAACTGTACTTCTCCGGCGTGGGTTGGGTGCCGTTTGAGCCCACGCCCGGGCGTGGCACTGTGCCGGACTACGAACAGGCCGCAACCACCGACACCACCACCGGGGCGACGAACGAGACCGCTCCCTCGGCCGCGGCGCGCGAGCCGGTCGACCCCGGTGCGGTCGACCTCCAGGCCTCCGGCGCAACATCCTCCCCAACGCGGCAGGCCGGCACCGTGCTCGGCCAGCTGGCCAGCCTGGCCCTCGGGCTCCTTCTGCTGCTGCTCGTGCCCGCCGGTGTTCGAGCCGTGCAGCACAGGGCGCGGCACCGCCGCATCCGCTCGGGCACCCTCACCCGGCAACAGGCCGTGCTGGCGGCGTGGGGTGAACTCTGCGACACAGTCCTTGATTATGGGATCACCGTGAGGGTGACCGAGACGCCCCGGATGCTCAGGGATCGACTGTGCGCGGTGATCGGGGAAGAGTCGGCCGCGGCGGTGGTGCTGGCCCGCCTTTGTGAGGCCGTGGAACGCGCTCGGTACGACCGGGGGAGCGACGAGGACGGCACGGTGGATGAGGCCGTTGTCCTGAGCCGGGAATTGGGGGAGATGGCACGAAGGATTCACGTTTCGGTCGGTCGCGGCGCCCGATGGCGTGCCGTTTTGCTGCCGCGATCGCTCATTCTCGTTCTCTGGCTGCTGTTGAACGGACGCTCGCCGCGGAACGCGTAGAATGGGGCTGGTGACCAAGTTCAAAAAAACGCCGTACACGGTAGATGTGCGAGACCTCATTAACCGCCCGGGCACCATGCACGAGCGTCATCTCGACATTGTCGTGCCCGAAGAACTCGGAGCTGGCCTGGTTTCGGTCAGGGCGGGTTCCACTGTCGGTGTTGACCTCCGACTCGAAGCCATGCACGAGGGCATTCTGGCAACGACTACCGTTGTCGCGCCGGCCTCCGGCGAATGCGGGCGATGCCTTACCGACATCGAATTCCGCGTCCGAGTCGAGTTTACGGAGCTTTTCGGTTATCCTCAGGAAGAAGCTTTTGAGTTTGAGGTTGTCGACGACCATATCGACATTGAATCTCTCGTCAGGGACGCAGTGGTTATGTCATTGCCGTTCCAGCCATTATGTCGGCGCGACTGCGCGGGTCTTGATCCTGAGACCGGCCAGCGACTGACTGAACCGCCGGAACTCGAACCGATAGAGGCGTTTGATCCCCGGTGGTCTGCGCTTGCGGGATTCCAGGCTTCCACAGACATCAGCACAGATGACGACATCCAAGCTGAAACGCATAGAGAAGAGAAGTAGTCATGGCAGTTCCGAAGCGCAAGCAGTCGCGATCCAACACCCACTCACGTCGAGCACAGTGGAAGGCCACCGCGCCCACCCTGGTGAAGACCATGGAAAACGGCAAGGTCACCTACAGCCTTCCCCACCGCGCAAAGGTCGTCACCGACTCCGCCGGAACCGCGCTGTTCATGGAGTACAAGGGCCGCAAGGTCGCCGACGTTTAATTCGTTCCACCCGGACAGAGTCGAACCATGACGAATCCAGGAGCCGGGCGGTCGTCACTCGTGACGACCCTCGGTGTAGAACTGAATGCGGATCTCCTTGAGCTGGCGCTGACGCACCGCTCATTCGCGTACGAAAACGGTGCCATCCCCACCAATGAACGCCTGGAATTTCTAGGCGATTCAATCCTGGGGCAGGCCGTGACCGTGATGCTGTACCGAACCTACCCGCACCTCGACGAGGGTGACCTGGCCAAGCGCCGGGCCAGCCTCGTTTCGACGGTTGCCCTTGCAGAGATTGCCAGGGGTCTCGGCCTCGGGGAATACGTGCGGCTGGGTAAGGGCGAGATCCTCACCGGCGGACACGACAAATCGTCGATTCTGGCCGACACGGTCGAGGCGCTCATCGGCGCTGTCTATCTCGACCGCGGCGGTGACGTCGCGACGGCCTTCGTGCTGCGACTCGTCGAGCCGCTTCTCGCGAACCCCGACCATTTCGGTGCCTTGATGGACCCCAAAACGAGCCTGCAGGAGCTTGCTGCTGCTCGCGGCGTGGGGGCACCGGCCTACACGGTGACCGAAAGCGGTCCCGATCACGCCAAAGAATTCATTGCCCGTGTCGACCTCGGCCACGCACTTTGGGCCCAGGGCAGCGGTACGAGCAAGAAATTTGCCGAGATGGCCGCCGCGCGCGAAGCCTTCACCCTCCTCAGCGCCCGCTAACGGTCGTGCCCGAACTTCCCGAAGTCGAGGTCGTACGGGCCGGAGTCGAACCGGCGGTTACCGGCGCGCTCGTGGCCGGAGTCGAGATCTTCGACGAGCGATCCCTGCGACGCCACGACAGGCGAACCGGATCGTTCACGGAGCAGCTCACCGGTCGGCGCATCCTCGGCGCCGTACGCCGGGGTAAATTCCTCTGGCTGCCGCTCGACAGCGGACGTGCCCTCGTGGTGCATCTGGGGATGAGCGGACAGGTGCTCCTGCGCACGCCGGGCTCCGCGATTGACCGGCACCTTCGCATTCGTCTCTGCCTCGAATCGGTGTCGCCGCAGGTCTTGCCGCCCACCGCCTGGCCTGACGACGGCGCGGCCGGCGAATTGTGGTTCGATTTCGTGGACCAACGCGTCTTCGGCAGCCTCGTCATCGACAACATGGTTCCCACCACAGACGGCGCCGCCGGGGGATTCGCCGGCAGCGGCGCCGGGCCGTGGTCCGCCCTGGTTCCCTCGCAAGTGGCGCACATCAGTCGGGATCCGATCGACCCGGCCTTCTCGCAATCGGCGTTCTTCGCCGGCCTCGCACGTAAGAAGACGGGCATCAAACGGGCGCTGCTCGACCAGACGCTCATCAGCGGCATCGGCAACATCTATGCCGACGAGGCCCTCTTCGCCGCTGGATTGCACTACAAGACACCGACCGCATCGTTGTCGCCCGCTCAGGCTGCAGAGCTGCTGGCCGCACTGAGGGCGATCCTGCAGCGCGCCCTCGGCGAAGGGGGCACCAGTTTCGACTCGCAGTACGTGAACGTGAACGGGCAGTCGGGGTATTTTGCGCACAGCCTCGAGGTCTACGGCCGACAGGGAACGCCGTGCTCCCGCTGCGGAACCACCCTCGTGCGGGAGTCGTTCATGAACCGCGGTTCACACCTGTGCCCGAGCTGCCAGGTGGTCACCTCATAGCGCGACGAGCTTCCACGCTCCCTCGTAGCCCATCGGCGTGAAACCGAGGGTCTCGTTCACCGCAAGCATGTGCCGGTTCTCCTCCGCGTTGAACGTGATGACCGATGGACGCCCCGGGTGCAGGCGTCCGAGCGGCTGCAGGTTCGCCACCTTCATCAGCATGCCCAGTCGGTGCCCCCGATGTTCCCTGAGCACGAGCGTGTCCTCCTGGCTCACCGCGCGGTCGGGTTCGGCCGGAACAGAGAGTTGGCTGAACCCGACGAGCCGACCTGTGGGTTCGTGCAGAGCGACCGCGGTGAGCAGGGTTCGCGGCCCGGCGGCCGTCAGGTTCTCCAGCGCGACCAGTCGTTCCTCGTTCGACACGTCTTCGGGTTCCTCAAGGCCGGCCGTGGGCGCATCCGTGCTCATCCGGGTGTGCAGCAGGGCCATGTCGGAACGCCAGGCCGCGGGGGCCTGCTGGGTCCACAGGACCACCGTGTAATCAGGGTCGGCGTGCTGAGCCGCGTGATCGGCGAGGCTCGTGAGCGTGTCCGCGCTCACCGGCAGCACGAGGCGACTGCCGCGTTCGACCTGTTCGAGAACGAAACCGCGACGCAAGAGAAACTGTACCTCGGCGTTCTGCAGCGGAACCGACCCAAGCCCGTCGGTGACGACAGCCGCTCACCGGGCGCATTTCGAGACACCGCATAGGTGACGTGCACGGACCGATGCTCGGTGCGGGCTAGGGACTCGAGGTGATCGACGAGTGCCGTGCCGATACCCCGACGCCGATACGGCGGTAGTACCTGCACCGTGAACCACGCGAAGTGCGCTGCAGGGTCGGCGAGCGTCTCATAGACCCCCCGCGCCACCACCCGGCCGTCTGCCCGCGCGACGAACAAGCGCATGGGGTCGTGCGCCTGGTTGAGCCACGTGGGTAGTGCTTCCTCAGCGGAAAAATTGAGGTCTGTGGTGCCGTACCCCTCGGTCTCGCTCCCATTGCGCACCTCGGCAGCGGCGGCGAAGTCGTCCCAACCCGAGTCTCCGGGGAACGCGGGAATGGGCACGGCATCAATGCGGACGTCGTCACTGCTGCGATGAAGTTCGCTCATGCCGCACACGCTAGCGCGCGTCTGGCTCACCGTCGAGCCTCACGGATTGTGTCGGTGCCGTCGAGTACCGTTTATACGACAGTCACCGGACACGAAAAGGCGGGAGGTGGAACGGTGTATCTGAAGAGCCTCACGCTCAAGGGTTTCAAATCCTTCGCCCAGTCCACGACCTTCGCGTTCGAACCCGGCGTCACGTGTGTGGTCGGGCCCAACGGTTCCGGCAAGTCCAATGTCGTCGATGCCCTTGCCTGGGTCATGGGGGAGCAGGGGGTCAAGACGCTGCGCGGCGGCAAGATGGAAGACGTGATCTTCGCCGGCACGTCGACCCGCGGACCGCTCGGCCGCGCAGCCGTCATCCTCACCATTGACAACTCGGACGGCGCGCTGCCCATCGA
Coding sequences within:
- a CDS encoding transglutaminaseTgpA domain-containing protein; amino-acid sequence: MTDAGPAAVAGRGGAPFLRGRGTAYGARKDANWPFVATLLALLLVASGALGPLLRGTSWWWVMSAVAIIVLLLGALLPTLRVARPVLPLWLLGGLLLTLTLFFGAGTALLWIVPTPATARVFSGLVASGVDSIWQQSVPAQVTDGILFLLAAGAGLIAVLMHTLAVTLRTPALAGVPVLVPLLVPGAIVAGPPNVMALVVTSAVYLVLLRVDVRHRRAADANHAVGGGPVARVFVSSSRRRVVPVWGTLSAGAVALVAALVLGLVVPSVTGNDPRSGSNALLFGSGVSPMINLGQDLRRPKAGPVLHYTSTAERQSYFTLLTLDSLVGQTWTARIDGVRIDNSVENIDRPPGVSEEVETTLAETSVVIDGVNTRWLPVPARTVKVTGLTGVWYWDTRTRAVASADASTIGQTYIAEALELRPTAEQMRQAGSEYSSVLARNLDVPSGMPTIIEDRAREVTAGTTSSYDAAVALQGYLNGSAFTYDTESPVEEGYDGGGLDVVGVFLEKKRGYCVHFASAMASMARSLGIPSRISLGYLPGVKSQDLEQGRGRYDVDSHDLHSWPELYFSGVGWVPFEPTPGRGTVPDYEQAATTDTTTGATNETAPSAAAREPVDPGAVDLQASGATSSPTRQAGTVLGQLASLALGLLLLLLVPAGVRAVQHRARHRRIRSGTLTRQQAVLAAWGELCDTVLDYGITVRVTETPRMLRDRLCAVIGEESAAAVVLARLCEAVERARYDRGSDEDGTVDEAVVLSRELGEMARRIHVSVGRGARWRAVLLPRSLILVLWLLLNGRSPRNA
- a CDS encoding YceD family protein; this encodes MTKFKKTPYTVDVRDLINRPGTMHERHLDIVVPEELGAGLVSVRAGSTVGVDLRLEAMHEGILATTTVVAPASGECGRCLTDIEFRVRVEFTELFGYPQEEAFEFEVVDDHIDIESLVRDAVVMSLPFQPLCRRDCAGLDPETGQRLTEPPELEPIEAFDPRWSALAGFQASTDISTDDDIQAETHREEK
- the rpmF gene encoding 50S ribosomal protein L32, whose translation is MAVPKRKQSRSNTHSRRAQWKATAPTLVKTMENGKVTYSLPHRAKVVTDSAGTALFMEYKGRKVADV
- the rnc gene encoding ribonuclease III: MTNPGAGRSSLVTTLGVELNADLLELALTHRSFAYENGAIPTNERLEFLGDSILGQAVTVMLYRTYPHLDEGDLAKRRASLVSTVALAEIARGLGLGEYVRLGKGEILTGGHDKSSILADTVEALIGAVYLDRGGDVATAFVLRLVEPLLANPDHFGALMDPKTSLQELAAARGVGAPAYTVTESGPDHAKEFIARVDLGHALWAQGSGTSKKFAEMAAAREAFTLLSAR
- the mutM gene encoding bifunctional DNA-formamidopyrimidine glycosylase/DNA-(apurinic or apyrimidinic site) lyase — encoded protein: MPELPEVEVVRAGVEPAVTGALVAGVEIFDERSLRRHDRRTGSFTEQLTGRRILGAVRRGKFLWLPLDSGRALVVHLGMSGQVLLRTPGSAIDRHLRIRLCLESVSPQVLPPTAWPDDGAAGELWFDFVDQRVFGSLVIDNMVPTTDGAAGGFAGSGAGPWSALVPSQVAHISRDPIDPAFSQSAFFAGLARKKTGIKRALLDQTLISGIGNIYADEALFAAGLHYKTPTASLSPAQAAELLAALRAILQRALGEGGTSFDSQYVNVNGQSGYFAHSLEVYGRQGTPCSRCGTTLVRESFMNRGSHLCPSCQVVTS
- a CDS encoding GNAT family N-acetyltransferase — its product is MSELHRSSDDVRIDAVPIPAFPGDSGWDDFAAAAEVRNGSETEGYGTTDLNFSAEEALPTWLNQAHDPMRLFVARADGRVVARGVYETLADPAAHFAWFTVQVLPPYRRRGIGTALVDHLESLARTEHRSVHVTYAVSRNAPGERLSSPTGLGRFRCRTPRYSFSCVAVSFSNRSNAAVASCCR